The following coding sequences lie in one Phycicoccus duodecadis genomic window:
- a CDS encoding DUF429 domain-containing protein produces MGADEEQAVVAAEVVRRLAGAGFADQVVAAVAELLAAAAGGGSPAPVELTEPVLGVDGCPAGWVGALLEPGAPRPRVVVAATIAQLVETVRENAAVRVVGIDIPIGLPDDTTRQADALARRALPGKASSVFTTLTRAAYAAPDRATADAVNRGLSGQGVGAQAFALRAKILEVDAWVRSHPTVEVLEVHPEVSFAAMAGAPLAPGKKTDAGRAARLASLAAAGIARPSVLEGRGYAADDVLDACAVAWTVARRVAGRSHRLPDPPEVFSDGIPAAITV; encoded by the coding sequence GTGGGAGCCGACGAGGAGCAGGCCGTCGTGGCCGCCGAGGTCGTGCGGCGGCTGGCCGGCGCCGGTTTCGCCGACCAGGTCGTGGCGGCGGTGGCCGAGCTCCTCGCGGCCGCCGCGGGCGGCGGCTCCCCCGCGCCGGTCGAGCTCACCGAGCCGGTGCTGGGCGTCGACGGCTGCCCGGCCGGGTGGGTGGGGGCCCTGCTCGAACCCGGCGCCCCCCGCCCCCGGGTCGTGGTGGCCGCCACGATCGCCCAGCTCGTCGAGACGGTGCGCGAGAACGCCGCGGTGCGGGTCGTCGGCATCGACATCCCCATCGGCCTGCCCGACGACACCACGCGGCAGGCCGACGCCCTGGCGCGCCGCGCGCTGCCCGGCAAGGCGTCGTCGGTGTTCACGACCCTGACGCGGGCCGCGTACGCCGCGCCCGACCGCGCCACGGCCGACGCCGTCAACCGTGGGCTCAGCGGCCAGGGGGTCGGGGCCCAGGCGTTCGCCCTGCGCGCCAAGATCCTCGAGGTCGACGCCTGGGTGCGCTCGCACCCCACGGTCGAGGTGCTCGAGGTGCACCCGGAGGTCTCGTTCGCGGCCATGGCCGGGGCCCCGCTGGCTCCCGGCAAGAAGACCGACGCCGGCCGGGCCGCCCGGCTGGCGTCGCTGGCCGCCGCCGGGATCGCCCGGCCGTCGGTGCTCGAGGGTCGCGGCTACGCGGCCGACGACGTCCTGGACGCCTGCGCCGTCGCCTGGACCGTCGCCCGCCGGGTGGCCGGGCGCTCGCACCGCCTGCCCGACCCGCCCGAGGTCTTCTCCGACGGCATCCCGGCCGCCATCACGGTCTGA
- a CDS encoding LutC/YkgG family protein yields MSARDDVLAAVRAALGPERRPAVEVDRAYRGRDPLPAGAGVVDLFVERVEDYRATVTRCTAADLVDAVAQALGGAARVVVPDGLDLDVPGAVPDDALTATALDAVDAVVTRATLGIAETGTVVLDHGPGQGRRALSLVPDLHVCVVEAGQVVRGVTDAVARLDPVRPQTWVSGPSATSDIELDRVEGVHGPRRLHVVLVEG; encoded by the coding sequence GTGAGCGCCCGCGACGACGTGCTCGCCGCGGTCCGGGCCGCCCTCGGCCCCGAGCGGCGCCCGGCGGTCGAGGTCGACCGCGCCTACCGGGGCCGTGACCCGCTGCCGGCCGGTGCCGGTGTGGTCGACCTGTTCGTCGAGCGCGTCGAGGACTACCGGGCCACCGTGACCCGTTGCACCGCAGCCGATCTCGTGGACGCCGTGGCTCAGGCGCTGGGCGGCGCCGCGCGGGTGGTGGTGCCCGACGGCCTCGACCTCGACGTGCCCGGGGCGGTCCCCGACGACGCCCTCACGGCCACCGCCCTCGACGCGGTCGACGCGGTCGTCACGCGAGCGACCCTGGGCATCGCGGAGACCGGCACCGTCGTGCTGGACCACGGCCCGGGGCAGGGGCGGCGGGCCCTCAGCCTCGTCCCCGACCTGCACGTGTGTGTCGTGGAGGCCGGTCAGGTCGTCCGCGGGGTCACCGACGCCGTGGCGCGGCTCGACCCGGTGCGCCCCCAGACCTGGGTCTCGGGGCCGAGCGCCACCAGCGACATCGAGCTCGACCGGGTCGAGGGGGTGCACGGGCCGCGACGGCTGCACGTCGTCCTGGTCGAGGGCTGA
- a CDS encoding VOC family protein → MTSRVAHTTVDCHDAYALSQWWKGVLDYVDLEGDPNLPGHEECLIVSRDGAHRLLFIEVPEGKTVKNRLHLDLEPVEGTRDDELARLLAHGATEVSDHRGQYGPGTGWVVLADPEGNELCILRNATERQDG, encoded by the coding sequence ATGACCTCCCGTGTCGCGCACACGACCGTCGACTGCCACGACGCCTACGCACTCTCGCAGTGGTGGAAGGGGGTGCTCGACTACGTCGACCTCGAGGGGGACCCCAACCTGCCCGGCCACGAGGAGTGCCTGATCGTCTCGCGCGACGGCGCGCACCGGCTGCTGTTCATCGAGGTCCCCGAGGGCAAGACGGTCAAGAACCGCCTCCATCTCGACCTCGAGCCGGTCGAGGGCACCCGCGACGACGAGCTGGCGCGGCTCCTGGCCCACGGGGCCACGGAGGTGTCCGACCACCGCGGCCAGTACGGGCCGGGCACCGGCTGGGTCGTCCTGGCCGACCCCGAGGGCAACGAGCTCTGCATCCTGCGCAACGCCACCGAGAGGCAGGACGGCTGA
- a CDS encoding cation:dicarboxylate symporter family transporter: MTADAPARRHEGEPGPAPRRDRTHILYIAVIVAMLLGILIGFLFPEFGKELKPLGTLFVNLIKMMISPIIFATIVLGIGSVRRAAQVGRVGGLALGYFLTMSTVALAVGLVVGNIVKPGAGLHLTDELAKTGQSQVGAEAETTVDFLLGLVPDTLVSALTSGSVLQTLLVALLVGFALQKMGPAGEPILRGITHFQKLVFRLMAMIMWVAPVGAFGAMAAVVGATGLQALKSLGLIMVAFYITCAIFVFLILGTILRMVAHISVFSLFRYLAREFLLILSTSSSESALPRLIAKMEHLGVSRPVVGITVPTGYSFNLDGTAIYLTMASLFIAEALDKPFSIGQQIGLLVFMIIASKGAAGVTGAGLATLAGGLQSHRPDLVDGVGFIVGIDRLMSEARALTNFAGNSIACVLIGTWVHAVDREQMEAVLAGHRPFDETTMIDEHRGDVVEGSLVEAGPARP, translated from the coding sequence ATGACCGCAGACGCGCCCGCCCGGCGCCACGAGGGGGAGCCCGGACCGGCCCCCCGCCGTGACCGCACCCACATCCTCTACATCGCGGTCATCGTCGCGATGCTGCTCGGCATCCTCATCGGGTTCCTCTTCCCGGAGTTCGGCAAGGAGCTCAAGCCGCTCGGGACGTTGTTCGTCAACCTCATCAAGATGATGATCAGCCCCATCATCTTCGCCACCATCGTGCTCGGCATCGGCTCGGTGCGGCGTGCGGCGCAGGTCGGCCGGGTGGGCGGTCTGGCCCTCGGCTACTTCCTCACCATGTCGACCGTCGCGCTGGCCGTGGGCCTCGTGGTCGGCAACATCGTCAAGCCCGGTGCGGGCCTGCACCTCACCGACGAGCTCGCCAAGACCGGGCAGAGCCAGGTGGGCGCCGAGGCCGAGACGACCGTCGACTTCCTGCTCGGCCTGGTGCCCGACACCCTCGTGTCGGCCCTGACCTCCGGCTCGGTGCTGCAGACCCTGCTGGTCGCGCTGCTCGTCGGCTTCGCGCTGCAGAAGATGGGCCCCGCCGGCGAGCCCATCCTGCGCGGCATCACGCACTTCCAGAAGCTGGTCTTCCGCCTCATGGCCATGATCATGTGGGTCGCACCCGTCGGTGCCTTCGGGGCCATGGCCGCGGTCGTCGGCGCGACCGGCCTCCAGGCGCTCAAGAGCCTCGGCCTGATCATGGTGGCCTTCTACATCACCTGCGCCATCTTCGTGTTCCTGATCCTGGGCACGATCCTGCGGATGGTCGCGCACATCAGCGTGTTCTCGCTGTTCCGCTACCTGGCGCGTGAGTTCCTCCTCATCCTGTCGACCTCGTCGTCGGAGTCGGCCCTGCCGCGGCTCATCGCCAAGATGGAGCACCTCGGAGTGTCGCGTCCGGTCGTCGGCATCACCGTCCCGACCGGCTACTCGTTCAACCTCGACGGCACCGCCATCTACCTGACGATGGCCTCGCTGTTCATCGCCGAGGCGCTCGACAAGCCGTTCAGCATCGGCCAGCAGATCGGCCTGCTCGTCTTCATGATCATCGCCAGCAAGGGCGCGGCCGGCGTCACCGGCGCGGGCCTGGCCACGCTGGCCGGCGGTCTGCAGTCGCACCGCCCCGACCTGGTCGACGGCGTGGGCTTCATCGTCGGCATCGACCGGCTGATGAGCGAGGCACGGGCGCTGACCAACTTCGCGGGCAACTCCATCGCCTGTGTGCTCATCGGCACCTGGGTCCACGCGGTCGACCGCGAGCAGATGGAGGCGGTCCTGGCGGGCCACCGGCCGTTCGACGAGACCACGATGATCGACGAGCACCGCGGCGACGTCGTCGAGGGCTCCCTCGTGGAGGCCGGCCCCGCCCGACCCTAG
- a CDS encoding (Fe-S)-binding protein, which translates to MTVAVMATCLGDAMFPDAPRATVRLLRRLGVDVAVPDAQTCCGQPMVNTGYLDEAVPLVRTTVGAFEGYEAVVVPSGSCAGSVRHQHRLVAERSGDAALADGVARLAPRTYELSEFLVDVLGVTDVGATFTHRVTYHPTCHSLRMLRVGDRPLRLLREVRGIDLVDLPGAEECCGFGGTFAVKNADTSVAMGSDKARHVRETGAEVLVAGDASCLMHVGGLLSRQRAGVRTMHLAEVLASTAEHPAGER; encoded by the coding sequence ATGACGGTCGCGGTGATGGCCACGTGCCTCGGGGACGCGATGTTCCCCGACGCCCCACGGGCCACGGTGCGCCTCCTGCGCCGGCTCGGGGTCGACGTCGCCGTGCCCGACGCCCAGACGTGCTGTGGCCAGCCGATGGTCAACACCGGCTATCTCGACGAGGCCGTCCCACTCGTGCGCACCACCGTCGGGGCGTTCGAGGGGTACGAGGCCGTCGTCGTGCCGTCCGGCTCCTGCGCCGGCTCGGTGCGCCACCAGCACCGCCTGGTGGCCGAGCGCAGCGGTGACGCCGCGCTGGCCGACGGGGTCGCCCGCCTGGCCCCGCGCACCTACGAGCTGAGCGAGTTCCTGGTCGACGTGCTCGGCGTCACCGACGTCGGGGCCACCTTCACCCACCGGGTCACCTACCACCCCACCTGCCATTCCCTGCGGATGCTGCGGGTCGGCGACCGCCCGCTGCGCCTGCTGCGCGAGGTCCGCGGCATCGACCTCGTCGACCTGCCGGGGGCCGAGGAGTGCTGCGGCTTCGGCGGAACCTTCGCGGTGAAGAACGCCGACACCTCGGTCGCCATGGGCTCGGACAAGGCCCGCCACGTGCGCGAGACCGGGGCCGAGGTGCTGGTCGCGGGCGACGCCTCCTGCCTGATGCACGTGGGTGGTCTGCTCTCGCGGCAGCGGGCCGGCGTGCGCACCATGCACCTGGCGGAGGTCCTGGCCTCGACCGCCGAGCACCCGGCCGGGGAGCGCTGA
- a CDS encoding sensor histidine kinase yields MTTTAGPEAEGGRGLSVAGQTAALVVALVFGVIAAGLGAAYLQARRAVTDESTAQVLAVARSVAAEPDVVAGTAAGDPGGALQALGEGARAATGTDFVVIMSPAGIRYSHPNPAQVGQRFVGHIAAAQAGGTVVEDYVGTLGPSRRAVVPVRQGERVVGLVAVGLRKEAVNARLTGELPPLLVAGSVAGLLAAVGTTLIARRVRRQTRGLRAAELQAMHDHHDAVLHSVSEGLVLVDPEGRVRLANDEARRLLSLDADPRGRPVADLGLAPALVEAMTDADVREDDLHVTGARVLVLNKARAHRDGADLGAVVTIRDRTDLEELTGELGATRSLAEALRSQAHESGNRLHTMVSLIELGHPERAVEFATGELARAQSLTDRVVEGVDDPVVSALLLGKAAEAHERGVDLVLDPALRWPAGVAAPRDLVTVVGNLVDNALDAVLPQTGERRIELAARDLGDRVELVVADTGPGIPAEVRERVLERGFSTKAGGGSGAGRGIGLALVRETVERLGGSLVIDDPPGATVTVVLPVVGEAP; encoded by the coding sequence GTGACGACCACCGCGGGCCCCGAGGCCGAGGGAGGCCGCGGCCTCAGCGTCGCGGGGCAGACCGCGGCCCTGGTGGTGGCCCTGGTCTTCGGGGTGATCGCGGCCGGGCTCGGCGCGGCCTACCTGCAGGCGCGGCGGGCGGTGACGGACGAGTCGACGGCCCAGGTGCTGGCCGTCGCCCGGTCGGTGGCGGCCGAGCCCGACGTCGTGGCGGGCACCGCGGCCGGCGACCCCGGCGGTGCCCTCCAGGCCCTCGGCGAGGGGGCCCGCGCCGCCACCGGCACCGACTTCGTCGTCATCATGAGCCCGGCCGGCATCCGCTACAGCCACCCCAACCCGGCCCAGGTGGGCCAGCGCTTCGTGGGCCACATCGCGGCGGCGCAGGCCGGCGGCACGGTGGTCGAGGACTACGTCGGCACCCTCGGGCCCAGCCGCCGCGCCGTCGTCCCGGTGCGCCAGGGCGAGCGGGTCGTCGGGCTGGTCGCCGTCGGGCTGCGCAAGGAGGCGGTGAACGCGCGCCTGACGGGCGAGCTGCCGCCGTTGCTGGTCGCGGGGTCGGTGGCCGGGCTGCTGGCCGCGGTCGGCACCACCCTCATCGCGCGACGGGTGCGCCGCCAGACCCGAGGCCTGCGGGCGGCCGAGCTGCAGGCCATGCACGACCACCACGACGCCGTGCTGCACTCGGTCTCCGAGGGCCTGGTGCTCGTCGACCCCGAGGGGCGCGTCCGCCTGGCCAACGACGAGGCCCGCCGGCTGCTCTCCCTGGATGCCGACCCGCGCGGGCGGCCGGTCGCCGACCTCGGGCTCGCGCCGGCGCTGGTGGAGGCGATGACCGATGCCGACGTGCGCGAGGACGACCTGCACGTGACCGGCGCCCGGGTGCTGGTGCTCAACAAGGCCCGGGCCCACCGCGACGGCGCGGACCTGGGGGCGGTGGTGACCATCCGCGACCGCACCGACCTCGAGGAGCTCACCGGTGAGCTCGGCGCCACCCGCAGCCTGGCCGAGGCGCTGCGCTCGCAGGCCCACGAGTCGGGCAACCGGCTGCACACCATGGTCTCGCTCATCGAGCTCGGCCATCCCGAGCGGGCGGTCGAGTTCGCGACCGGTGAGCTGGCACGGGCCCAGTCGCTGACCGACCGCGTGGTCGAGGGCGTCGACGACCCCGTGGTGTCGGCCCTGCTGCTGGGCAAGGCGGCCGAGGCGCACGAGCGCGGGGTCGACCTCGTGCTCGACCCCGCGTTGCGCTGGCCGGCCGGGGTGGCGGCGCCCCGTGACCTCGTGACGGTGGTCGGCAACCTCGTCGACAACGCCCTCGACGCCGTGCTGCCGCAGACCGGCGAGCGGCGGATCGAGCTGGCGGCCCGTGACCTGGGCGACCGGGTCGAGCTCGTCGTCGCCGACACCGGCCCCGGCATCCCGGCCGAGGTGCGCGAGCGCGTGCTCGAGCGGGGGTTCTCGACCAAGGCCGGTGGCGGGTCCGGGGCGGGGCGCGGCATCGGGCTGGCCCTGGTGCGGGAGACCGTCGAGCGCCTGGGCGGCAGCCTGGTCATCGACGACCCGCCGGGGGCGACCGTGACCGTGGTGCTGCCGGTGGTAGGGGAGGCGCCGTGA
- a CDS encoding NAD-dependent epimerase/dehydratase family protein, with protein sequence MRILVTGGSGKAGRHVVPYLLEHGHTVTNLDRAPLGLDGVTDLDVELTDLGALVSALRMPASFAELDEPQERAYDAVVHLAAVPRILLRSDHDTYVTNVVSTWNVLEAAALLGIRKVVFASSETTYGICFARGEWRPEYLPVDEEHPTVPEDAYAISKVASEVTARSVQRRTGADVYGLRINNVIEPHEYAELFPTFLERPEQRRRNIFAYIDARDLGQIIDRCLHTDGLGYEVFNVAAADHSVAAPTSELVARFYDGVEVRRELGERETFYSIEKARRLLGYEPQHSWRDVLDDPRAG encoded by the coding sequence ATGCGCATCCTCGTCACGGGCGGCAGCGGCAAGGCCGGCCGCCACGTCGTCCCGTACCTGCTGGAGCACGGGCACACCGTCACCAACCTCGACCGGGCGCCGCTGGGCCTCGACGGGGTCACCGACCTCGACGTCGAGCTGACCGACCTCGGTGCGCTCGTGTCGGCGCTGCGGATGCCGGCCTCGTTCGCCGAGCTCGACGAGCCCCAGGAGCGGGCGTACGACGCCGTCGTGCACCTCGCGGCCGTGCCCCGCATCCTGCTGCGCTCGGACCACGACACGTACGTCACCAACGTGGTGTCGACGTGGAACGTGCTGGAGGCCGCGGCGCTGCTCGGCATCCGCAAGGTCGTCTTCGCGTCGTCGGAGACCACCTACGGCATCTGCTTCGCCCGCGGTGAGTGGCGGCCCGAGTACCTGCCGGTCGACGAGGAGCACCCGACGGTGCCCGAGGACGCCTACGCGATCTCGAAGGTCGCGAGCGAGGTGACGGCGCGCTCGGTGCAGCGGCGCACCGGGGCCGACGTCTACGGGCTGCGGATCAACAACGTCATCGAGCCGCACGAGTACGCCGAGCTGTTCCCGACGTTCCTCGAGAGGCCCGAGCAGCGGCGGCGGAACATCTTCGCCTACATCGACGCCCGAGACCTGGGCCAGATCATCGACCGCTGCCTGCACACCGACGGGCTGGGCTACGAGGTGTTCAACGTCGCGGCGGCCGACCACTCGGTGGCGGCGCCGACCTCGGAGCTGGTGGCGCGGTTCTACGACGGCGTCGAGGTGCGCCGCGAGCTGGGTGAGCGGGAGACGTTCTACTCGATCGAGAAGGCGCGCCGGCTGCTCGGGTACGAGCCGCAGCACTCGTGGCGCGACGTGCTCGACGACCCGCGCGCCGGCTGA
- a CDS encoding oxidoreductase, translated as MSRWTAEDIPDLTGKRALVTGANSGIGLVEARALAQKGADVVLAVRNTAAGEQAAERIRRTGAPGSVTVETLDLASLASVRALAERFTGPLHLLLNNAGVMMPPRYRETADGFELQFGTNHLGHFALTGLLLPRLLEAPTARVTTVSSIAHQAGDGAVCEGNPRQGYDPQTAYGRSKLANLLFAQELQRRASAAGVPLTSTAAHPGVSATNLIASKDGLGAIPVVGSLMQLASKVVFPGPEKGAQGPLYAATVARPGSYSGPTGIGESRGAVGEAKRSQWARDETLARTLWDRSEDLTGVVFRF; from the coding sequence ATGAGCCGCTGGACCGCCGAGGACATCCCCGACCTCACCGGGAAGCGAGCCCTGGTCACGGGGGCCAACTCCGGCATCGGGCTCGTCGAGGCCCGCGCGCTGGCCCAGAAGGGCGCCGACGTCGTGCTGGCGGTCCGCAACACCGCCGCGGGTGAGCAGGCCGCCGAGCGCATCCGCCGCACCGGCGCCCCGGGGTCGGTCACGGTCGAGACCCTCGACCTCGCGTCGCTGGCGTCGGTCCGGGCCCTCGCCGAGCGGTTCACCGGCCCGCTGCACCTGCTGCTCAACAACGCCGGCGTGATGATGCCGCCGCGCTACCGCGAGACCGCGGACGGCTTCGAGCTGCAGTTCGGCACCAACCACCTCGGCCACTTCGCGCTCACCGGGCTGCTGCTGCCGCGGCTGCTCGAGGCCCCCACCGCGCGGGTGACCACGGTGTCGTCCATCGCGCACCAGGCCGGCGACGGCGCGGTGTGCGAGGGCAACCCGCGCCAGGGCTACGACCCGCAGACCGCGTACGGGCGCTCGAAGCTGGCCAACCTGCTGTTCGCCCAGGAGCTGCAGCGGCGCGCCTCGGCCGCCGGGGTGCCCCTGACCTCGACCGCCGCCCACCCGGGAGTCTCGGCCACCAACCTCATCGCCAGCAAGGACGGCCTCGGCGCCATCCCCGTGGTCGGCTCCCTGATGCAGCTGGCCTCCAAGGTCGTCTTCCCGGGCCCCGAGAAGGGTGCGCAGGGCCCGCTCTACGCCGCGACCGTCGCCCGGCCCGGGTCGTACTCGGGCCCCACCGGCATCGGCGAGAGCCGCGGCGCCGTCGGCGAGGCCAAGCGCTCGCAGTGGGCCCGCGACGAGACCCTGGCCCGCACGCTGTGGGACCGCTCCGAGGACCTCACCGGCGTCGTCTTCCGGTTCTGA
- a CDS encoding lactate utilization protein B: MGATFVGMPPFPEAARTALADTRLRRNLGHATATIRAKRAAVVAELDDWEDLRRQAAAVKDETLTHLDEHLLTLEAALTERGAIVHWARDAADACAVVAEVARAHGIDEVVKVKSMATQEIGLNEALAARGIAAWETDLAELIVQLGDDLPSHILVPAIHRGRSEIREIFRTRMAAAGRPAPDDLTDDPAALAGAARLHLREKFLAARMAVSGANFAVAETGTLVVVESEGNGRMCLTLPEVLVSVVGIEKVVPTYADLDLFLRLLPRSSTGERMNPYTSTWAGVTPGDGPQEVHVVLLDNGRTRALADEYARQVLRCIRCSACLNVCPVYERVGGHAYGSVYPGPIGAILNPLLKGVGSDPVTDSLPYASTLCGACGDVCPVAIDIPGILVHERVKVVDAHRGDRPKAEALAMRAAAWGLGEAGRMALGEKVSGLVGRLPRRRGMPGGRGALSWLPFPGSRWTGARDLPTPPVESFRAWWRRAGRDEEVRR; this comes from the coding sequence ATGGGCGCCACCTTCGTGGGGATGCCGCCCTTCCCCGAGGCCGCCCGCACCGCCCTGGCCGACACCCGGCTGCGCCGCAACCTAGGGCACGCCACCGCCACCATCCGGGCCAAGCGGGCCGCGGTCGTGGCCGAGCTCGACGACTGGGAGGACCTGCGCCGGCAGGCCGCGGCCGTCAAGGACGAGACGCTGACCCACCTCGACGAGCACCTCCTGACCCTCGAGGCGGCCCTCACCGAGCGCGGCGCCATCGTGCACTGGGCCCGCGACGCCGCCGACGCGTGCGCCGTGGTGGCCGAGGTCGCCCGGGCCCACGGCATCGACGAGGTGGTCAAGGTCAAGTCGATGGCCACCCAGGAGATCGGGCTCAACGAGGCCCTGGCCGCTCGCGGGATCGCCGCGTGGGAGACCGACCTGGCCGAGCTCATCGTGCAGCTGGGCGACGACCTGCCGAGCCACATCCTGGTGCCGGCGATCCACCGCGGCCGCAGCGAGATCCGCGAGATCTTCCGCACCCGGATGGCGGCCGCCGGCCGCCCGGCACCGGACGACCTCACCGACGACCCGGCCGCGCTGGCCGGGGCGGCCCGCCTGCACCTGCGCGAGAAGTTCCTGGCGGCGCGGATGGCCGTCTCGGGGGCCAACTTCGCCGTGGCCGAGACGGGCACGCTGGTCGTCGTCGAGTCCGAGGGCAACGGCCGGATGTGCCTGACGCTGCCCGAGGTGCTGGTCTCGGTGGTCGGCATCGAGAAGGTCGTGCCCACCTACGCCGACCTCGACCTCTTCCTGCGGCTGCTGCCACGCTCGTCCACCGGCGAGCGGATGAACCCGTACACCTCGACCTGGGCCGGGGTGACCCCCGGCGACGGCCCGCAGGAGGTGCACGTCGTCCTCCTCGACAACGGCCGCACCCGGGCGCTGGCCGACGAGTACGCGCGCCAGGTGCTGCGCTGCATCCGCTGCTCGGCCTGCCTCAACGTCTGCCCGGTGTACGAGCGGGTCGGCGGGCACGCCTACGGGTCGGTCTACCCCGGCCCGATCGGCGCGATCCTGAACCCGCTGCTGAAGGGCGTCGGCTCCGACCCCGTGACCGACTCCCTGCCGTACGCCTCGACCCTCTGCGGCGCGTGCGGCGACGTGTGCCCGGTGGCGATCGACATCCCCGGCATCCTCGTGCACGAACGCGTCAAGGTCGTCGACGCCCACCGCGGTGACCGGCCCAAGGCCGAGGCGCTCGCGATGCGGGCGGCCGCGTGGGGCCTGGGCGAGGCCGGCCGGATGGCGCTCGGCGAGAAGGTCTCGGGGCTGGTCGGCCGGCTGCCGCGCCGGCGGGGGATGCCAGGGGGCCGGGGCGCGCTGTCGTGGCTGCCGTTCCCGGGGTCGCGCTGGACCGGGGCCCGCGACCTGCCCACGCCGCCCGTCGAGTCGTTCCGCGCCTGGTGGCGCCGGGCCGGCCGCGACGAGGAGGTCCGCCGGTGA
- a CDS encoding response regulator, with protein sequence MSGATDTTGDGVGRVDGVSGAIAVLVVEDEPVAARAHATYVGRVEGFVVSGVVHTARDALRHLGTERVDLVLLDMGLPDLPGLDVVRAMRSHGHRADVMAVTSARDLALVRAAVSLGVVQYVLKPFVFATLRDRLLAYAEYRREAGEADTQAEVDTLFTRLRPVTSSSVPKGMTEELLGRAAVAVREAVSADGISAAELAAVLGVSRVTARRYAEHLVDSGRARRGNRYSGAGRPEVVYAWEGPRQASHL encoded by the coding sequence GTGAGCGGGGCCACGGACACCACGGGTGACGGGGTCGGCCGCGTCGACGGGGTCAGCGGTGCCATCGCCGTGCTGGTCGTCGAGGACGAGCCGGTGGCGGCCCGCGCGCACGCCACCTACGTCGGCCGTGTCGAGGGCTTCGTGGTCTCCGGCGTCGTGCACACCGCGCGCGACGCGCTGCGCCACCTCGGCACCGAGCGCGTCGACCTGGTGCTGCTCGACATGGGCCTGCCCGACCTGCCCGGGCTGGACGTCGTGCGCGCGATGCGGTCCCACGGGCACCGGGCGGACGTCATGGCGGTCACCTCGGCCCGCGACCTGGCACTGGTGCGCGCGGCGGTGTCGCTCGGGGTCGTGCAGTACGTGCTCAAGCCGTTCGTCTTCGCGACCCTGCGTGACCGCCTGCTCGCCTACGCGGAGTACCGGCGCGAGGCGGGGGAGGCCGACACCCAGGCCGAGGTCGACACCCTGTTCACGCGGCTGCGCCCGGTCACGTCGTCGAGCGTGCCGAAGGGGATGACCGAGGAGCTGCTGGGGCGGGCCGCCGTGGCGGTGCGCGAGGCGGTCTCGGCCGACGGCATCTCGGCGGCCGAGCTGGCCGCGGTGCTCGGGGTGAGCCGGGTGACGGCCCGCCGGTACGCCGAGCACCTGGTCGACTCCGGCCGCGCGCGCCGCGGCAACCGGTACTCCGGTGCGGGCCGGCCGGAGGTCGTCTACGCCTGGGAAGGCCCTCGGCAGGCCTCCCACCTGTGA